A region of Porites lutea chromosome 13, jaPorLute2.1, whole genome shotgun sequence DNA encodes the following proteins:
- the LOC140923668 gene encoding DNA-(apurinic or apyrimidinic site) endonuclease 2-like has product MKILTWNINGIRAARRDKSLKEVLDSLEADVICLQETKVTREMLDEVTAIVDGYNAYFSFSKVKTGYSGVATFCRDSVTPVAAEEGLSASLTPQPSIGCYGSTSDFTSEELEALDAEGRAVLTEHSFPDCKNVVIINVYCPRADKENKDRVNFKLRFYKLLQERAEALVNGRRHVIVLGDINTAHKMIDHCDPDEEDVFNTHPGRQWLNHFLLPHDAPVEPPAGENSHLLPVKGKMFIDTFRYFHPTERGAYTNWCTVTSARQTNYGTRIDYIFADVELVRKEFKDCVIRPDVDGSDHCPVVAILKTSFQGASKAPALCTKYMPEFAGKQQKLKEYFAKHSGKTRASSQPTSGNNESREGMSLKRSASFGDEKNKVKRQKTAGTKTKAVSQPKTNLFSFFSRPSRHVSSEKKATETIDSWKINSSDRSVCRHTAKDDSTSVDSNSQTGGIVLPGSTESTSSKDCSQKRKAEVALWKTILTGPRPAPLCSGHKEPCVLRTVKVKGPNQGKQFYCCAKPQGHSSNPQARCNFFKWVK; this is encoded by the exons ATGAAGATTTTGACGTGGAATATCAACGGAATTCGTGCCGCTCGAAGAGACAAATCGTTGAAGGAAGTCTTAGACTCTCTTGAAGCTGATGTTATTTGTTTGCAAGAAACGAAAGTTACCC GTGAAATGCTGGATGAAGTAACTGCTATTGTAGATGGATACAATGCCTATTTTAGCTTCTCCAAAGTTAAAACAGGCTACTCAG GTGTGGCCACATTTTGCCGTGATTCAGTGACACCTGTTGCTGCAGAAGAGGGCCTCTCAGCTTCCCTTACCCCACAGCCCTCTATAGGCTGTTATGGTAGCACCTCTGACTTCACTTCTGAAGAGTTAGAAGCTTTAGATGCTGAAGGTCGTGCTGTCCTTACAGAGCATAGTTTCCCTGATTGCAAGAATGTTGTTATCATTAATGTGTATTGTCCCAGAGCAGACAAGGAGAACAAAGATAGAGTGAACTTTAAGCTAAGATTTTATAAATTGCTGCAAGAAAGAGCTGAGGCACTTGTCAATGGAAGAAG GCATGTGATAGTTCTAGGTGACATAAACACAGCACACAAAATGATTGACCACTGTGATCCTGATGAAGAG GACGTGTTTAACACTCATCCAGGGCGGCAGTGGTTGAATCACTTCCTTTTGCCACATGATGCTCCAGTTGAACCACCAGCTGGGGAAAATTCGCACTTACTTCCGGTAAAAGGAAAGATGTTTATCGACACCTTTCGTTACTTCCACCCCACAGAGCGCGGCGCCTATACAAACTGGTGCACAGTTACTAGTGCTCGACAGACAAACTATGGCACAAGAATAGATTACATTTTCGCAGACGTGGAACTTGTGAGGAAAGAGTTTAAAGATTGTGTGATAAGACCGGATGTTGATGGGTCTGACCACTGTCCTGTTGTTGCAATTTTAAAGACAAGTTTCCAAGGTGCGTCTAAAGCCCCTGCGCTTTGTACCAAATACATGCCTGAGTTTGCTGGAAAGCAACAGAAACTTAAAGAGTACTTTGCGAAGCACTCAGGGAAGACTAGAGCTTCAAGTCAACCCACTTCCGGAAATAACGAATCACGGGAAGGGATGTCATTGAAGCGTAGTGCTTCGTTTGGTGATgagaaaaacaaagtaaaacgcCAAAAAACTGctggaacaaaaacaaaagctgtAAGCCAGCCGAAGACAAACTTGTTTAGCTTTTTTTCAAGACCAAGTAGGCATGTTTCATCTGAGAAAAAAGCTACGGAAACAATCGATTCTTGGA AGATAAATTCTTCAGACAGATCGGTATGTCGTCACACAGCCAAAGATGATTCAACTTCTGTTGACAGCAATTCGCAAACTGGGGGAATAGTTCTCCCTGGCAGCACAGAAAGCACGAGTAGCAAAGACTGCTCACAAAAACGGAAAGCTGAAGTGGCTCTGTGGAAGACTATTCTAACGGGGCCCCGCCCAGCACCCCTTTGCAGTGGGCACAAAGAACCATGTGTTCTAAGAACTGTGAAGGTTAAAGGCCCTAATCAGGGAAAACAGTTTTATTGCTGCGCTAAGCCACAGGGACACAGTTCAAATCCACAGGCGCGTTGTAATTTCTTTAAGTGGGTAAAGTAG
- the LOC140923666 gene encoding histone deacetylase 6-like: MALGGLDFTGFVAVEPKSDCPHVQSLSNTASLHIDLMKPCGSCENVGENWLCLMCSVVFCSRYVKSHMVEHNSKEPSHMLALSFMDLSVWCYDCDSYVSSPQLQPIVKAAELAKETK, from the exons ATGGCTTTAGGTGGCTTAGACTTTACAGGCTTTGTGGCTGTTGAACCAAAGTCGGATTGCCCACATGTTCAA TCATTATCAAACACAGCTTCATTGCACATTGACTTGATGAAGCCTTGTGGATCATGCGAAAATGTTGGGGAAAATTGGTTGTGCCTTATGTGCTCAGTGGTGTTTTGCAGTCGTTATGTGAAAAGTCATATGGTGGAACACAATTCAAAGGAACCAAGCCACATGTTGGCTTTAAGCTTTATGGACCTTAGTGTGTGGTGCTATGACTGTGACTCGT ATGTTTCATCACCACAACTTCAGCCTATTGTAAAAGCTGCTGAATTGGCTAAAGAAACCAAGTGA